TTTCCAGCCGGTCCATATATTATCCCGAATATCACAATAATGATTTTCAGAATGGCATAATTATCATCCATTCAGCAATGACGTATCTATCGGCAAACGGAAAAGCCAATCGGAGAAGGAGAAGGCAAATGGGCTATCTGTTTCTCGAGACCTTATCGACCTCGACGGTGCAGGCCGCGCAGGATGCAAACGGCGCTGGCAACTTCTGGCAGACCTTCAAGGGCGACCGGCAGTTTGATGCTTTCACGGACGCCGAGGCCGACTTCCTCGCCCGGCGGGACAGCTTCTATATGGCGAGTGTGTCGGAAAGCGGCTGGCCCTACGTGCAGCACCGGGGTGGCCCGGCGGGCTTCCTGACGCTTCTGGATGAACGCACGCTGGCATTCGCCGACTATCGCGGCAACCGCCAATATATCACGCTCGGCAATATTGCCGGGAATGACCGGGTAGCCCTGATCCTGATGGACTATCCGAACCGTCGCCGGCTGAAGATTCTCGCGCATATGGAAGTGCGGGATCTGGCCGCCGATCCCGACCTTGCCGCCCGGCTGGCGCAGCCCGGCTACAAGGCTTTGCCTGAACGCGCCTTTGTGCTGCATCTCCATGCGTTTGACTGGAACTGCCCGCAGCATATCACGCCCCGATTCACGACAGCGGAACTAGAAAAACTGCTCTCCCCCGTCCATGCGCGGATCGAGGCGCTGGAAGCCGAAAACGCTGCCCTCAGGGCAGCGCTCAAAACATAACAAAAAGGACTCATAAAATGATAGCGAACCCCGAAATCCGGCCGCCCCTGCCGCCCTTCACCGAAGAAACAGCAATCCAGAAAATCCGTGCCGCCGAGGACGCCTGGAATAGCCGCAACCCGGCACGCATTGCGCTTGCCTACACGCCCGATAGCCGCTGGCGGAACCGCAGCGAGTTTGTCTCGGGCCGCGAAGCCATCGTTGGCCTTCTCACCCGCAAGTGGGAAAAGGAACTTGAATACCGGCTCATCAAGGAGCTTTGGGCCTTCACGGACAACCGCATTGCCGTGCGCTTTGCCTATGAATGGCGCAACGAGGCCGGCGACTGGTTCCGTGCCTACGGGAACGAAAACTGGGAGTTTGACGAAAACGGCCTGATGCGCGAACGCCACGCCAGCATCAATGATGTGGCAATCAGCGCCGACGAACGCCTGTTCCACTGGGATATGGCGGGCCCCCGCCCGGCAGACCATCCGGGCCTCAGCGACCTGGGGCTTTGATCCGATGAAAAACGGGGCGGACATTCCGCCCCGTTTTTTATTCCACCGTCACAGCCTTCGCCAGGTTGCGGGGCTGGTCGACATCGGTGCCCTTTTCGACCGCCGTGTGGTAGGCCAGCAGCTGCACCGGCAGGGCATAAAGGAACGGGCTCGTCAGGTCGCTCGCCGATGGCATCGCAAAGCTGCCGTGCATCTCGTTTTCCGTGAAGGCAGTCAGGTGATCGGAGACAAGGATCAGCCGCCCCTTGCGGGCCATGATTTCCTGCAGGTTCGACAGCGACTTGTCAAAGAGGCCGTCAGACGGCGCAAGGCCGATCACCGGCACATTTTCGTCAATCAGCGCGATGGGGCCGTGCTTCAGTTCGCCCGCTGCATAGCCCTCGGCATGGATATAGCTGATTTCCTTCAGCTTCAGCGCGCCTTCCATGGCAATCGGATAATGGATGCCCCGGCCGACGAACAGGATATCCCGCGCCTTGGCGAGCTTGCGGGCGATATCCACAAGGTCCTCCTGATGATGGAGGATCTTCGCCATCTGCGAGGGGATGCGCTCGAGGTCCGCGACCATCTTGGCCTCTTCCGCTTCGCTCACATGCCCCTTGGCGCGGCCAAGTGCCACGGCGAAGGAGGCAAGCACCGCAAGCTGGCAAGTGAAGGCCTTGGTGGAGGCGACACCAATCTCCGGGCCGGCATAGGTGGGCAGCACTACGTCCGCCTCGCGCGCCATCGTCGATTGCGGCACGTTGACGACCGCCGCGATATGCTGGCCACCGGCCTTGGCATGGCGCAGGGCGGCGAGCGTGTCCGCCGTTTCGCCTGACTGCGAGATGAAAAGCGCAAGGCCGCCCGTTTCATACACGGGGTCGCGGTAGCGGAACTCGGAGGCGATATCGACGTCCACTCCAACGCGGGCGAATTTCTCGATCCAGTATTTGGCGACCATCCCGGCATAGAAGCTGGTGCCGCAAGCGACGATGGTGATGCGCTTCACGCTGCCAAGATCAAACGGCAGGTCGGGCAGGCGCACGCTGCCGGTATTCGGGTCCAGAAGGCGGCCAAGGGTCTGGGCCACCACGGTCGGCTGCTCGAAGATTTCCTTCTGCATGAAGTGGCGGTGATTGCCCTTGTCCACAAGCGCGCCGGTGAGGTGCGAGATGGCGATGGGCCGCTCGACCGGTTTGCCACTCTCGTCGAATGTCTTCAGGCTGCCGCGCTTGGCGATCACCCAGTCACCTTCCTCAAGATAGATGAGGCGGCTGGAAAGCCCGGCAAGCGCCAGCGCATCCGAGCCGAGGAAAACCTCGCCGTCGCCGAGGCCGACAACCAGTGGGCTGCCGCGACGGGCACCAAGGAGCAGGTCTTCTTCCCCGTCCACGAGAACGGCAAGCGCGAAGGCGCCTTCAAGGCGTTCGAGCGTGGCGGCGAAGGCTTGCTCGGCGGGCAAGCCGCCATCCAGATAGCGGGTGAAAAGGCGGACAACAACTTCGGTGTCGGTTTGCCCTTCGAACGTCACACCGGCAGCGGTCAGTTCGTCGCGCAGCTCACGGAAGTTTTCGATGATGCCGTTATGGACAAGGGCGGCCTTGTGCGTCATGTGCGGGTGGGCATTCACCTCGGTCGGTTCGCCGTGGGTCGCCCAGCGGGTGTGGCCGATGCCGGCATTGCCTTCCAGGGGATCGGCGGCCAGAACGTCGCGCAGGGCCGCGAGCTTGCCAACAGCGCGGCGGCGCTCCAGCTTGCCACCCTTGACGACCGCGATGCCGGCGGAGTCATAGCCACGGTATTCAAGCCGGGAGAGTGCCTCCACAAGCCCGCCGGTGACCGATGCCTTGCCGAGAATGCCGATAATGCCGCACATGGGTTACTTGCCCTTCTTTTCGGCTTTGCGGGCTTCCGACTTTTTGCGGAAGCGGGCCGCATAGCCCTCGATCTGGTTTTGCGAAGCGCGGGTCAGCGCCAGCGCATCGGCTTCTACCGTTTTGGTGATCACACTGCCAGCCCCGACGATGGCGCCGTCACCCACTTTGACGGGGGCCACCAGCGCCGTGTTCGAGCCGATGAAGGCGCCCGCGCCGATTTCGGTGCGGTATTTGAAATAGCCGTCGTAATTGCAGGTGATGGTGCCGGCACCGATGTTCGCCTTGGCGCCCACGGTGGCGTCGCCGATATAGGAAAGGTGATTGACCTTCGCGCCGGGCTCGATATCCGCCTTTTTGACCTCGACAAAGTTGCCGATCTTGGCGCCCTTGCCGATATGGGCGGCGGGCCGCAGGCGGGCAAAGGGGCCGATCACGGCGTCAGCTGCCACGGTCGCGCCTTCAAGGTGCGAAAAGGCGTGGATCACGGCACCCGTGGCCACCGTCACGCCGGGGCCGAACACCACGTTCGGCTCCACCGTCACGTCGGGCTCAATGATGGTATCGTGCGAGAAAAAGACGGTTTCGGGGGCGACGAGCGTCACGCCGTTCGTCATCATCTCGCGGCGCTTGCGGGCCTGGAAGGCGGCCTCGGCAGCAGCGAGGTCGTTGCGGTCGTTGATGCCAAGGACATCGGCCTCATCGGCCACCACCACCGCCACATTGCGGCCATCGCCGCGCGCGGCGGCGACTAGGTCGGTCAGATAATATTCGCCGGCGGCATTGGCGTTGGAAAGCTTGTCGAGCCAGCCGAACAGTTTATTGCCGTCGATCACCATCATGCCGGAATTGCAGAGGGTGATGGCACGTTCTTCCTCCGTCGCGTCCTTATATTCAACGATGCGTTCAAGCGTGCCGTCGCCGCCCCGGACAAGCCTGCCGTAACGGGCTGGGTCTGCGGGTTCGAACCCGAGGACGACGATGCCGGGATTCGCCGAACTCGCCCGCGCGGCCATCATTTCCTGCATCACATTCAGCGGGGTGAAGGGCACATCACCGAAAAGGACGATCACGTCGCCCGCAAAATCCTTCAGCGCCTCGCGGCATACCATCACGGCATGCCCGGTGCCCAGCTGTTCCGCCTGCGTTACGAACTCGAGCCCCGGCAGGGCGGCTTCCACCTGTTCCTGCAGCGAGCCGACAACCACGATGCGGCGTTCGGGCGACAGGCCGTCGAGCGTGCCCAGCAAGTGGCTCACCATCGGCAGGCCGCCGATCGGGTGCAGCACCTTGTGGAGCCCCGATTTCATGCGGGTGCCTTTTCCGGCGGCGAGGATGATGGCGGCAGTATGGTTTTTGGACATGATGTTCCGAAAATTAACGATAATTCCGGGGGCAGTCTATGCTTGGGTAGCCTGTTTCTAAAAGGGCTTTTTGACAGGATCGGGGCAAGGGTCAGAGATTATCGAACATCTTGTCCGCCGCAATCCGGTGCCATGTTGCGCGGCGGCCTTTGGCTGCGGCCTTCTTGTCCTGGTGGCGCCACCATGCCTTGAGGGCGGCATTCTGCGCCTTCGCATAGGCGGCAACCGGCAGGCCGGGCAGGGGATTGAAGGGATTGTGGCGGCTGTAGGCCCAGATTTCGAGCCGGCTGGCGCCTTCCTCGGCTTGCCCCCGGCCATGGAAGCCGTTGGTGAGCCCGATGACGAGCGTGCCGGCCTTCACGGTAAGCCCTTCAGGGGCGGGCAAGCCAAGCTCGACTAGGTCCTCCGGGTTGGCCCGGAAGGAGCCTTTTTCGGAATAGCCGTCGTTGAGCCGTGCGGCCACAAGCGACCGGCGATATTCCCATTTCAGGCGCCGCCACGTCAGCGCTGCCGAACCGCGCACATAGGTGAAGGGGCCTTTCTCGGGCGTCACATCCTCAAGGAAAAGCCAGGCTTTCATCGTCGGGTGGAAGGTATCGGAATGCATCACCTTCTGGGGGTCGGCGGTGCCGCTCAGCGATCCGTTGCGGATACGCTGCACATAAAGGATCGAAGGCGTTGCCTTGGCTCCGGTATATGCCAGCCAGTCGGTGAAGCGCTTGTCCGAAACCGTTGCAGCAAGCGCTGGCGCCGAGGCAAGTGTTTCGTCGTCGAGAAGGATACGCTGGGTGGCGGTGTCGCCCTGCACCATCTGGCGCGGCTCGCCGGGGCCACGGGCAAGGTCGGCCCGGATAGCGGCAATTGTTTCAGCGCCGATGAAATCCTCGACGGCCACAACGCCGTCCCGGTGGAAGCGGGCGCGCAGCTCTTTCGGCATGCGGCCACGAAGCATGAACCAGCGGAAATTGGTGGCGGCGTGGGAGAGAAGCACCCTCAGCGCATGGAGCCCCAGAAGATTGAGGACCCGTGCGCCGAGGATCGGGTTTGCCTTGAAGGACTTTGCCTCGCCGAGGAGGCCGAGAAGCCAGCCCGGCCACAGATGGAGTTTCAGAAGACGAGGCATGGTGTCCTTCAGGCTGTTTCCTATTGCTTGTCGTACGCTTCGATGAAGGACCGGATATCATCCAGGAACTTCAGGCGCGACGGCTCATGCACATACATCATATGGCCCGATTCGTAATAGGTGAAAGCAACGCGGTCCTTCACGATTTCGGGTTGGGCCAGCGCATTCTCGGCCCCGTAGAAGGGGGTCGCGAAGTCATAATAGCCCTGGGTGACAAGCACATGCATGTCCGGATTGTGGCGCATGGCGGAACCAAGCATCGGCACCACGTTCACGAAGCGGCCACCGTTCGGCAGCTCCTTGCCCCAAACGTTCCAGTTCCAGCCCCAGTCCTTTTCGCCGCGTGCGCTGTTGTTGTAGCGGCGATCGGTCAGCTTCACGCCGAAGAAGTTTTTCAGCTGGTCGTTGATGGCGACAGTGAAGGCATTGCCGGTGGCGTCCGAGAAGGGGTCGCTTTCGAAGAACTCGCCGGCTGAATCCGGCTCGTCGCCGAGATAGCGGCTGTCAAGGCGACCGACCACCTTGCGTTCGTCGCGCATCAGCTCCTTGAAGAAGCGGAAGACTTCGATCCGCAGGTTGGTTGCCTTGATGTAGTTTTTCTCAAGGCCGGTATACTGGTGCAGCTTGTCGATGATGCGGGCTTCCTCGTCCGCGCTCAGGCGGTTGCCGGCCATGAGGGCGGCGGCATAGTCGGTGCTGGCAAACGCGCGCACTTCATCAAGGAAGGCTTCAAGGTTGGCGGGCTTCGACGGCAGCTGGTTATGATACCAGGCGGTTGCCGCGTAGCTCGGCAGGAAGGACACATAAGCCTGCACGGCACCCGGCTGGAAGCGGCTCTGGTGATAGTCAAGCACCGCCGAGATCAGCATGATGCCATTGAGGCCGATATCATGATCGTTGGTCAGCTTGTCGGCAACAACGGCTGAGCGCAGCGTGCCGTAGCTTTCACCGGCCAGAAACTTCGGCGAGTTCCAGCGATTGTTTTCGTCAATCCAGGTGCGGATGAATTCGGCGATCGAGCCGCCGTCTTCCAGAACCCCCCAGTGTTTCTTGGGGTCTTCGTCGCCGAGCGGGCGGCTGAGGCCGGTGCCGACCGGATCGATGAAGACAAGATCAGTCACATCGAGGACGGTTTCCGGGTTGTCGATGATCCGGTAGGGCGCAGCGCCATCGTCAGCCGGGTCCGACGGCACGACCACCCGGCGCGGGCCGAACACGCCCATATGCAGCCACATGGAGGCCGAACCGGGACCGCCGTTATAAACGAAGGTGACCGGACGGGTCGACGGGTCCTTCACGCCGTCCTTCAGGTAGGCGTAGGTGAAGAAGGTGGCCACGGGCTTGCCCTTGGCGTCGCGGATATAGGTGTCCCCCGCAACCGCCTTGTAGGCGACCTTAACGCCGTTGAATGTGCCCGATTTCGACGAGCTGAAAACGGCAGGCTCCGGGATGGCTGGTGCGGCGGCAGTTTTGGCCTCTTCCGCGAACACCGGGTTTGTCAGGCTGATGGCCGAAAGGCCAAGCGCCACGATGCAGCTTCTGATCATGTGTTCCCCCACTTGATTATGTGATCGTCTGAACATTCAGTCTCCAAGGTTGAATGCCACCGGTGGCCCGGAGTCAAGGCCCCGCGCATGACAATAAGTTTAGTTGAGGGGCTTTTGTCGGCGGGGGCTTTGATGTTGCGAGATGTATGGAGCTGGGCTAGGGTCCGCGGCGTTTTGTCGTCTGTCCGGGGCCAAAGGATTCTCGATGTCGCCTATCCTGCTTACAATGAAGCATCTGTCGCCGATTATCCTTGCAGAAAATGGCCCCGTGCTGCGGGAGGCGCCGCGCCCGCCGGAGCTGCAACAGCCCGGATATGATGCAGCTTTCGACAAGAGGACGCTTTTCTACGATACGTTCATACCGGCCGGCGGACGCAAAGTGCGTCTTCTGGGGCCATCGTTGTTGAACCTGGAAAGTGAGCTTGTCGGCAGCCGGATTACGGTTACGCGCGGGGACACCTATTTGGAACATGTGGTCCAAGAAGATGATATCGTTTCGCTGCGCAAGATTTTTCGCATGGATGTGCCTTTGCCTCAAAATGAGGCGGGAGATGTTTTCCTGAAGCTGGAATCAGCCCGTCTTGGCACCCATGAAGTACAGGTGCGTTTTAACCGTGTCCCTGCGTTCACTGGCCGGAAGGTGCTTTTCACCCTGTTCAAGTATGAGCCGCTGGCATGGATACGGGACTGGGTCGAGTTCAACATCCGCTACCATGGCGCCGATGCTGTATTGCTCTACAACAACGATTCACCGCTTTACACCACCGAAGAGATAGCTGCAGGAATAGCGGATATTCCGGGGCTGCGGGAGGCGGCTGTAGTTGAGTGGTCATTTCCCTATGGGCCGGGCGCCTATAAGGATTCAAAATGGGATTCCAACTTTTGCCAGTTTGGCGTCTTCGATCATGCCCGTTGGCGTTTCCTGGTGCGTGCCGCAGGCGTCCTGAACACAGATATCGACGAGTTGCTGGTCACACATGACCACCGGTCGATTTTCGACATCTTGGAAGAAACCCCCTCCGGATTCCTGCGATTTGAAGGAAATTGGGTCACAGGCGCGCGCGAGCTAGATATGGCGCGGCCGGTCGAGGAACGACGCCACCGGGACTATGACCTGATGGGCGGTGATAGTTGGGATGACAGCTTCTCCGGCAAATGGGCAGTAGTGCCCCGCAAGACGCGTCCGAGGCAGCAATGGTGCACGCATTTCATCACGGGGAAAGATAACCAGTTCGTGCCCCGTGAAGAAATGTTCGTCCGCCATTTCTGCAATATCAATATGAACTGGAAGAAAGACAGGTCCGGCCCCCTTCTGAACGAACGGTCGGATACTGCCCTCATCGAAGCCTACAGGCGCGTCGGGTGGCGCGATTAGCGCTGAGGTGTGCCAGCGTCCGTCAGCAGCGAAGCAAGTTCATTGAATTTCGGATGGCGCCGGGTTTGGGCTGGGGCATTGTCCAGAAGTGCTGCCGCTGCAGCATCACCCAGATGTTTCCGGTTCAGGTCGAACGTCAGCTTGAAGGCTGGCCAGTTGAAGGGATTGATTGCTGCCGCACGGGCTGAAAGCTTCGCTGCGACCGTGCCATTTCCACACCGTTCCTCGATCCGCGCCAGAATGAAAAGGCCGTCAGCATGCTTAGGCACCAGTGCAAGGCAGGCTTCGGCTTCCTGGCGCGCGCCTGGCACATCATCCTTCCGCAACAGATAGAGGGCGGCGTTGGCGCGATTGGTGGCGGCTGCATAGTCCGGCATTTTCTGGGATGCAGCGTCGGTGATCAGGCTGGCAAGCCGGGGTGACATGCCGGGAGTTGCAGCGGCATGCATCTCTGCGGCACGAATCTGGCGCATGGCGACCAATGCATCCACCAGCAGGTCTTCGGCTTCTGCCTGGCTATGGGATTTGTCACTGTTTTCCCTCAGGCCCTGCATGCTTGCGGCAAGCAGATCAGGATCATAGCCGAAGGGGTTGAGCGGTGCGCCAACGGTCACTGTTTGCTCCAGCGTGGCGCGGGCGAGGCGGGCATCAAGCGGATTGGCAGCTTCGACTTCCGCGGGTGTCAGGTCGCTGGTGTCGACCGCTTCTTCATAGACCCGGCGCCGCTCGGCATGCAGGGGAACACCGAGGTCACCGAACAGGAGACCGGCGTGCGTATCGAGTTTCGCGGTATTCATCACATACCGGAAATGCCGCAGGATCGTTTCCACCGCCCCGATGCCGTAACCGGCGTCATCGCCTGCGAGCGGCGCGAACTGGCGGTACAGGGTCTGCGCCAGCGGGTCCGGCCGCCGGGTCCTGAAATAGTCGCGCAAGGAAACAGTTCGCCCGGTGCGGGCAAGGCCGCGCAGGTGATGTTTATATTCCGAAACCAGATGGGTGAAAGGGTCGCGCAGGACACAAAAAAGGACTGGCACTTTTGGCCAATCAAGCGCAAGCAACCGGTGGTCGACGCCGTGGCCGGCGATCAGCCTGAACGACGTAAGGTTCGGGCCTTTCTGGCTTGCAGGGGCAAAAAACCGGTCCACCCATGCGGCAGGGCCGTAGGTGCGGCAGTTTTCTGGCCCGAGATGCGCTTGCAGGTGTGCGAGCAGGGTGGTGCCGCCTGTCTTCGCCAGGTGGAGCCCGATATGGGCTGGTCCCTTGTGAGGGGTGGCGGTCATTGGCGGGCCGCTCACCCGGCGCTCGCCCGCCGCGCCAGCCGTTCCTGGATTTCGGCATGTCGCTTCAGAGCTACCGGATTGTTGGGGGCAATGGCGAGGGCCGCCGCAAACGCGGCCAAAGCCTCTTCATCCCGTTTCTGTGCCATGCGCAGGCGCCCGAGCAGAACATGGGTATAGATGCGATGCGGGGCCTCGACAGTCAGGATCGCCAGCATGTTTTCCGCCCCGGCCAAATCGTTACTCGCCAGAAGGCAGCGAACGTAATTGAGCTTCATCTCGACTGGCGTTTCCGGATCCTGCACTGCCAGTTTCAGGTGCCGCTCGGCAGCAGGCGTGTTCTTGTCGCCGAACAACCACTGGCCCTTGATACCATTCAGCGCAGGATGTGCGGGATGGGCCGCGAGCGCCCTGTCGATGGCCGGTTCGAGGTCAGCCCTGTCCTCAGTTTCCTGCAAGAGGGTCACAAGCCGGGCAACGAGGTCCGGATTATCGGTTGCCGCCTCAATCTGCCGGTAGGCGTCTTGAAGGACTTCATCGCTTGGCCGCGTGCCATGCCGCGAATGGACATGCATGAGGATCGAGTCTCTGGCCGATTCCGGGAAATAACCGGCAATCAGGTTGCGGACGATCTGACCGACGAACTCGTCGGAAACATGCCGCTTGTCTTCCTGCCAGATATCCCAGGTCTTGGTGATGGTCGCTGCCTCATAGCTCGGGAAATAGTCGACCCTGTCGAACTTTGCCGTCACATCGGCACAGACGGTGCGCAGGAGCGATTTGCCATGCGTTGTGGCGAGGATGACGTCATGGCTCGCGAAAGTGCGCCCCAGCGGCACGGGCGATGTGGTGATCATCACCTTCACATCCGGGTTCAGGGCACGAACACGGGCAATGCTGTCCTCGATAAACTTGCGGGACTCCTCGAACGACAGGACATGCAACTCGAACCGGCCGAGCGTGTCGCCGAAGGTCCGCTTGTCCGGCATCTGCTGGATATAGACGCCGGTTTCCTTGTCGTACCATGCTTCGATGAGGCCAAGGGTGATGATCAGCCCTTCTGCCGTGAACATTGTACGAAACACATCGTAAAGCTCCGCGCGTCGTTCCAGAAAGCGTGCCTCGGTGACAGGCGTGAAGCCCTGCAGGTTGGTGTCAACAACCATGCCTTCATCCACCCGGATCGCAAACCGCATCGCGAGGGCAGGGTCGAACGTGTCGCCATTTTCGAACTGGCTGGCGGCCCAGTCGATCTCCTGCCAGATGGCCGGCGGCGTGAATTTGTTCAGGATGCCGTTGGCGCGGTTCTTCCACTCGGTTTTGGGTACGGAGAAGCGAAGGACCGGGATATCGTAACCCAACACATCAAGCTTCTCTTCGATATTGCGGGCAAAGCAGCTGCCAATGGTGAAAAGGCTGTCCTTGGCGCCGAACTGGAAGCTCGGGGCCAGTTCCGGGAAAACGAGCCCGTCCAGGCGCTTCAGGCTGTGCTGCCATGAGGCTG
The Gimibacter soli DNA segment above includes these coding regions:
- a CDS encoding pyridoxamine 5'-phosphate oxidase family protein encodes the protein MGYLFLETLSTSTVQAAQDANGAGNFWQTFKGDRQFDAFTDAEADFLARRDSFYMASVSESGWPYVQHRGGPAGFLTLLDERTLAFADYRGNRQYITLGNIAGNDRVALILMDYPNRRRLKILAHMEVRDLAADPDLAARLAQPGYKALPERAFVLHLHAFDWNCPQHITPRFTTAELEKLLSPVHARIEALEAENAALRAALKT
- a CDS encoding nuclear transport factor 2 family protein, whose amino-acid sequence is MIANPEIRPPLPPFTEETAIQKIRAAEDAWNSRNPARIALAYTPDSRWRNRSEFVSGREAIVGLLTRKWEKELEYRLIKELWAFTDNRIAVRFAYEWRNEAGDWFRAYGNENWEFDENGLMRERHASINDVAISADERLFHWDMAGPRPADHPGLSDLGL
- the glmS gene encoding glutamine--fructose-6-phosphate transaminase (isomerizing) — protein: MCGIIGILGKASVTGGLVEALSRLEYRGYDSAGIAVVKGGKLERRRAVGKLAALRDVLAADPLEGNAGIGHTRWATHGEPTEVNAHPHMTHKAALVHNGIIENFRELRDELTAAGVTFEGQTDTEVVVRLFTRYLDGGLPAEQAFAATLERLEGAFALAVLVDGEEDLLLGARRGSPLVVGLGDGEVFLGSDALALAGLSSRLIYLEEGDWVIAKRGSLKTFDESGKPVERPIAISHLTGALVDKGNHRHFMQKEIFEQPTVVAQTLGRLLDPNTGSVRLPDLPFDLGSVKRITIVACGTSFYAGMVAKYWIEKFARVGVDVDIASEFRYRDPVYETGGLALFISQSGETADTLAALRHAKAGGQHIAAVVNVPQSTMAREADVVLPTYAGPEIGVASTKAFTCQLAVLASFAVALGRAKGHVSEAEEAKMVADLERIPSQMAKILHHQEDLVDIARKLAKARDILFVGRGIHYPIAMEGALKLKEISYIHAEGYAAGELKHGPIALIDENVPVIGLAPSDGLFDKSLSNLQEIMARKGRLILVSDHLTAFTENEMHGSFAMPSASDLTSPFLYALPVQLLAYHTAVEKGTDVDQPRNLAKAVTVE
- the glmU gene encoding bifunctional UDP-N-acetylglucosamine diphosphorylase/glucosamine-1-phosphate N-acetyltransferase GlmU gives rise to the protein MSKNHTAAIILAAGKGTRMKSGLHKVLHPIGGLPMVSHLLGTLDGLSPERRIVVVGSLQEQVEAALPGLEFVTQAEQLGTGHAVMVCREALKDFAGDVIVLFGDVPFTPLNVMQEMMAARASSANPGIVVLGFEPADPARYGRLVRGGDGTLERIVEYKDATEEERAITLCNSGMMVIDGNKLFGWLDKLSNANAAGEYYLTDLVAAARGDGRNVAVVVADEADVLGINDRNDLAAAEAAFQARKRREMMTNGVTLVAPETVFFSHDTIIEPDVTVEPNVVFGPGVTVATGAVIHAFSHLEGATVAADAVIGPFARLRPAAHIGKGAKIGNFVEVKKADIEPGAKVNHLSYIGDATVGAKANIGAGTITCNYDGYFKYRTEIGAGAFIGSNTALVAPVKVGDGAIVGAGSVITKTVEADALALTRASQNQIEGYAARFRKKSEARKAEKKGK
- a CDS encoding phytanoyl-CoA dioxygenase family protein — protein: MPRLLKLHLWPGWLLGLLGEAKSFKANPILGARVLNLLGLHALRVLLSHAATNFRWFMLRGRMPKELRARFHRDGVVAVEDFIGAETIAAIRADLARGPGEPRQMVQGDTATQRILLDDETLASAPALAATVSDKRFTDWLAYTGAKATPSILYVQRIRNGSLSGTADPQKVMHSDTFHPTMKAWLFLEDVTPEKGPFTYVRGSAALTWRRLKWEYRRSLVAARLNDGYSEKGSFRANPEDLVELGLPAPEGLTVKAGTLVIGLTNGFHGRGQAEEGASRLEIWAYSRHNPFNPLPGLPVAAYAKAQNAALKAWWRHQDKKAAAKGRRATWHRIAADKMFDNL
- a CDS encoding S10 family peptidase, producing the protein MIRSCIVALGLSAISLTNPVFAEEAKTAAAPAIPEPAVFSSSKSGTFNGVKVAYKAVAGDTYIRDAKGKPVATFFTYAYLKDGVKDPSTRPVTFVYNGGPGSASMWLHMGVFGPRRVVVPSDPADDGAAPYRIIDNPETVLDVTDLVFIDPVGTGLSRPLGDEDPKKHWGVLEDGGSIAEFIRTWIDENNRWNSPKFLAGESYGTLRSAVVADKLTNDHDIGLNGIMLISAVLDYHQSRFQPGAVQAYVSFLPSYAATAWYHNQLPSKPANLEAFLDEVRAFASTDYAAALMAGNRLSADEEARIIDKLHQYTGLEKNYIKATNLRIEVFRFFKELMRDERKVVGRLDSRYLGDEPDSAGEFFESDPFSDATGNAFTVAINDQLKNFFGVKLTDRRYNNSARGEKDWGWNWNVWGKELPNGGRFVNVVPMLGSAMRHNPDMHVLVTQGYYDFATPFYGAENALAQPEIVKDRVAFTYYESGHMMYVHEPSRLKFLDDIRSFIEAYDKQ
- a CDS encoding GSCFA domain-containing protein, which produces MPSKAISYDDALNTARNRTASWQHSLKRLDGLVFPELAPSFQFGAKDSLFTIGSCFARNIEEKLDVLGYDIPVLRFSVPKTEWKNRANGILNKFTPPAIWQEIDWAASQFENGDTFDPALAMRFAIRVDEGMVVDTNLQGFTPVTEARFLERRAELYDVFRTMFTAEGLIITLGLIEAWYDKETGVYIQQMPDKRTFGDTLGRFELHVLSFEESRKFIEDSIARVRALNPDVKVMITTSPVPLGRTFASHDVILATTHGKSLLRTVCADVTAKFDRVDYFPSYEAATITKTWDIWQEDKRHVSDEFVGQIVRNLIAGYFPESARDSILMHVHSRHGTRPSDEVLQDAYRQIEAATDNPDLVARLVTLLQETEDRADLEPAIDRALAAHPAHPALNGIKGQWLFGDKNTPAAERHLKLAVQDPETPVEMKLNYVRCLLASNDLAGAENMLAILTVEAPHRIYTHVLLGRLRMAQKRDEEALAAFAAALAIAPNNPVALKRHAEIQERLARRASAG